A stretch of Microtus pennsylvanicus isolate mMicPen1 chromosome 5, mMicPen1.hap1, whole genome shotgun sequence DNA encodes these proteins:
- the Taf6l gene encoding TAF6-like RNA polymerase II p300/CBP-associated factor-associated factor 65 kDa subunit 6L isoform X2: protein MSEREERRFVEIPRESVRLMAESTGLELSDEVAALLAEDVCYRLREATQNSSQFMKHTKRRKLTVEDFNRALRWSSVEAVCGYGSQEALPLRPTREGELYFPEDREVNLVELALATNIPKGCAETAVRVHVSYLDGKGNLAPQGSVPSAVSSLTDDLLKYYQQVTRAVLGDDPQLMKVALQDLQTNSKIAALLPYFVYVVSGVKSVSHDLEQLHRLLQVARSLIRNPHLCLGPYVRSLVGSVLYCVLEPLAASINPLNDHWTLRDGAALLLSHIFWTHGDLVSGLYQQILLSLQKVLTDPVRPLCSHYGAVVGLHALGWKAVERVLYPHLPTYWTNLQAVLDDYSVSNAQVKADGHKVYGAILVAVERLLKMKAQAAEPNRSGLGGRGCHRAEDLPWDSLLLESSPGGGAEPGFGSGLPLPPGGARLEDPSSLTLAEIYRELYAFFGDSLATRFGTGQPAPTVPRPPGDKKEPVAAPDSVRKMPQLTASAVVSPQGDESPLGGGPATASAASESRPLPRVHRARGAPRQQGPGTGTRDVFQKSRFAPRGAPHFRFIIAGRQAGRRCRGRLFQTAFPAPYGPSPASRYVQKLPMIGRTGRPARRWALSDYSLYLPL from the exons ATGTCGGAGAGAGAAGAGCGGAGGTTTGTGGAGATCCCTCGGGAGTCAGTTCGACTCATGGCAGAGAGCACAGGGCTGGAGCTGAGTGATGAGGTTGCAGCTCTGCTTGCTGAAGATGTGTGCTACCGTCTCAGAGAGGCCACACAG AATAGCTCTCAGTTCATGAAGCACACCAAACGAAGGAAGCTAACGGTAGAGGATTTCAACAGGGCTCTCAGGTGGAGCAGTGTGGAG GCTGTGTGTGGCTATGGGTCCCAGGAGGCACTGCCCTTGCGCCCCACAAGAGAGGGTGAGCTCTACTTTCCAGAGGACCGAGAAGTGAACCTCGTGGAGCTGGCGTTGGCCACCAACATCCCCAAGGGCTGTGCAGAGACAGCAGTCAGAG TCCATGTCTCCTATCTGGATGGCAAAGGAAACCTGGCACCTCAGGGATCAG TGCCCAGCGCAGTGTCTTCACTGACAGATGACCTTCTCAAGTACTACCAGCAAGTCACACGGGCTGTGCTGGGGGACGACCCACAGCTGATGAAG GTCGCCCTCCAGGACCTGCAGACAAACTCCAAGATTGCTGCACTCCTGCCTTACTTTGTTTATGTGGTCAGTGGG GTCAAATCTGTAAGCCATGACCTGGAGCAGCTACACCGACTACTGCAGGTGGCACGGAGCCTGATACGGAACCCACACCTCTGCTTGGGGCCCTATGTCCGCTCCCTGGTGGGGAGTGTGCTCTATTGCGTCTTGGAGCCCCTGGCCGCCTCCATCAACCCTTTGAATGACCACTGGACTCTTCGGGATGGGGCTGCACTTCTCCTCAGCCACATCTTCTG GACTCATGGTGACCTTGTAAGTGGCCTCTATCAGCAGATTCTGCTATCCCTGCAGAAGGTCCTGACAGACCCTGTTCGGCCTCTCTGTTCTCACTATGGGGCTGTGGTAGGGCTGCATGCTCTGGGCTGGAAG GCTGTAGAACGAGTCCTCTACCCACATCTACCCACTTACTGGACAAACTTGCAGGCCGTGCTGGATGACTATTCGGTATCTAATGCCCAGGTTAAAGCAGATGGGCACAAAGTCTATGGAGCTATTCTG gtgGCCGTAGAGCGACTACTGAAGATGAAAGCCCAGGCAGCAGAGCCCAATCGCAGTGGCCTTGGCGGGAGAGGGTGCCATCGCGCTGAAGACTTGCCTTGGGACAGCCTTCTCCTAGAGTCTTCCCCGGGAGGCGGTGCCGAACCAGGCTTTGGGTCTGGTCTTCCCCTGCCGCCAGGAGGCGCCCGTCTAGAGGACCCTTCTTCCTTGACCCTGGCAGAAATCTACCGGGAGTTGTACGCTTTCTTTGGTGACAGCTTGGCCACACGCTTCGGCACTGGCCAGCCAGCGCCCACGGTCCCGCGCCCACCCGGAGACAAGAAGGAGCCAGTGGCCGCCCCAGACTCGGTGCGGAAAATGCCGCAGCTGACCGCTAGCGCCGTGGTCAGCCCGCAGGGAGACGAGAGCCCGCTCGGCGGGGGCCCCGCAACCGCCTCCGCCGCCTCGGAGAGCAGGCCGCTGCCGCGCGTGCACCGGGCGCGGGGCGCTCCTCGTCAGCAGGGTCCTGGCACCGGGACGCGCGACGTCTTCCAGAAGAGCCGCTTTGCGCCCCGCGGTGCCCCCCACTTCCGTTTTATCATCGCTGGGCGTCAGGCCGGGCGGCGCTGCCGCGGGCGTCTCTTTCAGACTGCTTTTCCCGCGCCCTACGGGCCCAGCCCGGCGTCCCGCTACGTGCAGAAGTTGCCCATGATCGGCCGCACCGGCCGCCCGGCCCGCCGCTGGGCGCTCTCGGACTATTCGCTGTACCTGCCCCTGTAA
- the Nxf1 gene encoding nuclear RNA export factor 1 has product MADEGKPYNEHDDRVSFPQRRKKGRGPFRWKCEGNRRSGRGGSGIRSSRFEEDDGDVAMNDPQDGPRVRYNPYPNRPNRQGDTWHERDRIHVTVRRDKAHPERGGAGTSQDGTTKNWFKITIPYGKKYDKAWLLSMIQSKCSVPFNPVEFHYEHTRAQFFVEDASTASALKAVNCKIHDRENRKISIIINASAPPRTVQLELKPEQIEQLKLVMSKRYDGSQQALDLKGLRLDPDLVANNVDAVLNRRNCMMVTLRIIEENIPELLSLNLSNNKLYKLDDMSSIVQKAPNLKTLNLSGNQLKSERELDKIKGLKLEELWLDRNPMCDNFRDQSTYISAIRERFPKLLRLDGHELPPPIAFDVEAPTMLPPCKGSYFGTENLKSLVLHFLQQYYAIYDSGDRQGLLDAYHDGACCSLSIPPNSVRTNLSEYFKDSRNVKKLKDPTLRFRLLKHTRLNVVAFLNELPKTQHDINSFVVDISAQTSTLLCFSVNGVFKEVDGKSRDSLRAFTRTFIAVPASNSGLCIINDELFVRNASPEEIQRAFAMPAPAPTPSSSPVPTLSPEQQEMLQAFSTQSGMNLEWSQKCLQDNNWDYTRSAQAFTHLKAKGEIPEVAFMK; this is encoded by the exons ATGGCGGACGAAGGGAAACCATACAACG AGCATGATGACCGTGTTAGTTTccctcaaagaagaaagaaaggccgGGGCCCTTTCCGATGGAAGTGTGAGGGGAACCGTCGGTCTGGAAGGGGTGGTTCTGGTATACGATCCTCCCGGTTTGAGGAAGATGATGGAGATGTGGCAATGAATGATCCCCAAGATGGCCCCCGAGTAAGATA CAACCCTTATCCCAATCGGCCTAACCGTCAGGGGGATACTTGGCATGAGCGAGATCGAATTCATGTTACTGTAAGGAGAGACAAAGCTCATccagagagaggaggggctggGACCAGCCAAGATGGGACCACCAAGAACTGGTTCAAGATTACA ATTCCTTATGGCAAAAAGTATGACAAAGCATGGCTCCTAAGCATGATTCAGAGCAAGTGCAGTGTCCCTTTCAACCCTGTTGAG TTTCACTATGAACACACACGGGCCCAGTTTTTTGTAGAAGATGCCAGTACTGCTTCTGCATTAAAGGCTGTCAACTGTAAGATTCACGATCGAGAAAACAGAAAG ATATCCATCATCATCAACGCCTCTGCTCCACCCCGCACCGTACAGCTTGAACTGAAGCCTGAACAAATAGAGCAGCTCAAG CTGGTCATGAGCAAACGATATGATGGCTCCCAGCAAGCACTTGACCTCAAGGGCCTCCGCTTAGACCCAG ATTTGGTTGCCAACAATGTTGATGCTGTCCTAAACCGCAGAAACTGTATGATGGTCACCCTGCGGATCATTGAAGAGAACATTCCTGAG CTATTGTCTTTGAACTTGAGCAACAACAAACTATACAAGCTGGATGATATGTCCAGTATTGTACAGAAAGCGCCAAATCTAAAGACCTTAAATCTCTCTGGAAACCAA TTGAAGTCTGAGCGGGAATTAGACAAAATAAAAGGGCTGAAGTTGGAAGAGCTGTGGCTTGACAGAAACCCCATGTGTGATAACTTCCGAGACCAGTCTACCTATATCAG CGCCATTCGCGAACGATTTCCCAAGTTATTACGCCTG GATGGCCACGAGTTACCCCCTCCAATTGCCTTTGATGTTGAAGCCCCCACAATGCTACCACCCTGCAAG GGAAGCTATTTTGGAACAGAAAACTTAAAAAGTTTGGTCCTGCACTTCTTGCAGCA GTACTATGCAATTTATGACTCAGGAGACCGCCAGGGTCTCCTAGATGCTTACCATGATGGGGCCTGTTGCTCACTAAGCATTCCACCGAACTCTGTCCG AACCAACTTATCTGAATACTTCAAAGACAGCAGAAATGTGAAGAAGCTTAAAGATCCCA CCCTGCGGTTCCGGCTGTTAAAGCATACACGTCTCAACGTTGTTGCCTTCCTCAATGAGTTACCCAAAACTCAACATGACATCAATTCCTTTGTGGTAGACATAAGTGCCCAAACA agcACATTGCTGTGTTTTTCTGTCAATGGAGTCTTCAAGGAAG TGGATGGGAAGTCTCGAGACTCTCTACGTGCTTTCACGAGAACATTCATTGCTGTTCCTGCCAGCAATTCAGG GTTATGTATTATAAATGATGAATTATTTGTGCGGAATGCCAGCCCTGAAGAAATCCAAAGAGCCTTCGCCATGCCTGCACCTGCACCCACACCTTCGTCCAGTCCAGTACCCACGCTCTCCCCAGAACAACAGGAAATGTTGCAAGCATTCTCTACCCAGTCTGGCATGAACCTCGAGTGGTCCCAGAA GTGCCTTCAAGACAATAACTGGGACTACACCAGATCTGCTCAGGCCTTCACTCATCTCAAG GCCAAGGGAGAGATTCCAGAAGTAGCGTTTATGAAATGA
- the Taf6l gene encoding TAF6-like RNA polymerase II p300/CBP-associated factor-associated factor 65 kDa subunit 6L isoform X1, whose translation MLGPQSSTGTMSEREERRFVEIPRESVRLMAESTGLELSDEVAALLAEDVCYRLREATQNSSQFMKHTKRRKLTVEDFNRALRWSSVEAVCGYGSQEALPLRPTREGELYFPEDREVNLVELALATNIPKGCAETAVRVHVSYLDGKGNLAPQGSVPSAVSSLTDDLLKYYQQVTRAVLGDDPQLMKVALQDLQTNSKIAALLPYFVYVVSGVKSVSHDLEQLHRLLQVARSLIRNPHLCLGPYVRSLVGSVLYCVLEPLAASINPLNDHWTLRDGAALLLSHIFWTHGDLVSGLYQQILLSLQKVLTDPVRPLCSHYGAVVGLHALGWKAVERVLYPHLPTYWTNLQAVLDDYSVSNAQVKADGHKVYGAILVAVERLLKMKAQAAEPNRSGLGGRGCHRAEDLPWDSLLLESSPGGGAEPGFGSGLPLPPGGARLEDPSSLTLAEIYRELYAFFGDSLATRFGTGQPAPTVPRPPGDKKEPVAAPDSVRKMPQLTASAVVSPQGDESPLGGGPATASAASESRPLPRVHRARGAPRQQGPGTGTRDVFQKSRFAPRGAPHFRFIIAGRQAGRRCRGRLFQTAFPAPYGPSPASRYVQKLPMIGRTGRPARRWALSDYSLYLPL comes from the exons ATGCTTGGGCCGCAAAG CTCCACTGGGACCATGTCGGAGAGAGAAGAGCGGAGGTTTGTGGAGATCCCTCGGGAGTCAGTTCGACTCATGGCAGAGAGCACAGGGCTGGAGCTGAGTGATGAGGTTGCAGCTCTGCTTGCTGAAGATGTGTGCTACCGTCTCAGAGAGGCCACACAG AATAGCTCTCAGTTCATGAAGCACACCAAACGAAGGAAGCTAACGGTAGAGGATTTCAACAGGGCTCTCAGGTGGAGCAGTGTGGAG GCTGTGTGTGGCTATGGGTCCCAGGAGGCACTGCCCTTGCGCCCCACAAGAGAGGGTGAGCTCTACTTTCCAGAGGACCGAGAAGTGAACCTCGTGGAGCTGGCGTTGGCCACCAACATCCCCAAGGGCTGTGCAGAGACAGCAGTCAGAG TCCATGTCTCCTATCTGGATGGCAAAGGAAACCTGGCACCTCAGGGATCAG TGCCCAGCGCAGTGTCTTCACTGACAGATGACCTTCTCAAGTACTACCAGCAAGTCACACGGGCTGTGCTGGGGGACGACCCACAGCTGATGAAG GTCGCCCTCCAGGACCTGCAGACAAACTCCAAGATTGCTGCACTCCTGCCTTACTTTGTTTATGTGGTCAGTGGG GTCAAATCTGTAAGCCATGACCTGGAGCAGCTACACCGACTACTGCAGGTGGCACGGAGCCTGATACGGAACCCACACCTCTGCTTGGGGCCCTATGTCCGCTCCCTGGTGGGGAGTGTGCTCTATTGCGTCTTGGAGCCCCTGGCCGCCTCCATCAACCCTTTGAATGACCACTGGACTCTTCGGGATGGGGCTGCACTTCTCCTCAGCCACATCTTCTG GACTCATGGTGACCTTGTAAGTGGCCTCTATCAGCAGATTCTGCTATCCCTGCAGAAGGTCCTGACAGACCCTGTTCGGCCTCTCTGTTCTCACTATGGGGCTGTGGTAGGGCTGCATGCTCTGGGCTGGAAG GCTGTAGAACGAGTCCTCTACCCACATCTACCCACTTACTGGACAAACTTGCAGGCCGTGCTGGATGACTATTCGGTATCTAATGCCCAGGTTAAAGCAGATGGGCACAAAGTCTATGGAGCTATTCTG gtgGCCGTAGAGCGACTACTGAAGATGAAAGCCCAGGCAGCAGAGCCCAATCGCAGTGGCCTTGGCGGGAGAGGGTGCCATCGCGCTGAAGACTTGCCTTGGGACAGCCTTCTCCTAGAGTCTTCCCCGGGAGGCGGTGCCGAACCAGGCTTTGGGTCTGGTCTTCCCCTGCCGCCAGGAGGCGCCCGTCTAGAGGACCCTTCTTCCTTGACCCTGGCAGAAATCTACCGGGAGTTGTACGCTTTCTTTGGTGACAGCTTGGCCACACGCTTCGGCACTGGCCAGCCAGCGCCCACGGTCCCGCGCCCACCCGGAGACAAGAAGGAGCCAGTGGCCGCCCCAGACTCGGTGCGGAAAATGCCGCAGCTGACCGCTAGCGCCGTGGTCAGCCCGCAGGGAGACGAGAGCCCGCTCGGCGGGGGCCCCGCAACCGCCTCCGCCGCCTCGGAGAGCAGGCCGCTGCCGCGCGTGCACCGGGCGCGGGGCGCTCCTCGTCAGCAGGGTCCTGGCACCGGGACGCGCGACGTCTTCCAGAAGAGCCGCTTTGCGCCCCGCGGTGCCCCCCACTTCCGTTTTATCATCGCTGGGCGTCAGGCCGGGCGGCGCTGCCGCGGGCGTCTCTTTCAGACTGCTTTTCCCGCGCCCTACGGGCCCAGCCCGGCGTCCCGCTACGTGCAGAAGTTGCCCATGATCGGCCGCACCGGCCGCCCGGCCCGCCGCTGGGCGCTCTCGGACTATTCGCTGTACCTGCCCCTGTAA
- the Tmem179b gene encoding transmembrane protein 179B: MALRWLQRVELTLFAAAFLCGAVAAAALTRTQGSFGGSCPLYGVAALNGSSLALSSPSAPSLCSFVAVVSGLLALYCLLLLLFWVYSSCIEDSHRGSIGLRIALAISAIAIFLILVSACILRFGTRSLCNSIISLNHTISCSDAQKISWTPPGTAVQFYSNLRNAETSSWVNLVLWCLVWMLQVVQCKSEATQAPERGDPEWSSEAAALVGHHPSRS; the protein is encoded by the exons ATGGCGCTGCGCTGGTTGCAGCGCGTTGAGCTCACGCTATTCGCTGCCGCCTTCCTGTGCGGGGCTGTGGCGGCTGCGGCACTGACCAGGACCCAG GGCTCCTTCGGTGGTAGCTGCCCCTTGTATGGTGTGGCTGCCCTCAATGGCTCCTCTCTGGCCTTGTCAAGTCCCTCAgccccttccctctgctcctttGTAGCTGTGGTTTCAGGCCTTTTGGCCCTCTActgccttctgcttctcctcttcTGGGTGTACAGCAGCTGCATCGAGGATTCCCACAG AGGTTCTATAGGGCTCCGAATTGCTTTGGCCATCTCAGCTATAGCCATCTTCCTCATCTTAGTGTCTGCCTGTATACTTCGATTTGGCACCCGTTCTCTCTGCAATTCCATCATCTCCTTGAACCATACAATTAG CTGCTCTGACGCCCAGAAAATCTCATGGACACCCCCTGGAACTGCTGTGCAGTTTTACTCCAACCTACGAAATGCTGAA ACCTCTTCTTGGGTGAATCTGGTACTGTGGTGTCTGGTTTGGATGCTCCAGGTCGTGCAGTGCAAGTCTGAAGCCACCCAGGCTCCAGAGAGGGGTGACCCAGAGTGGAGCTCTGAGGCTGCTGCTCTTGTTGGGCACCACCCATCTCGCTCCTGA
- the Polr2g gene encoding DNA-directed RNA polymerase II subunit RPB7, which produces MFYHISLEHEILLHPRYFGPNLLNTVKQKLFTEVEGTCTGKYGFVIAVTTIDNIGAGVIQPGRGFVLYPVKYKAIVFRPFKGEVVDAVVTQVNKVGLFTEIGPMSCFISRHSIPSEMEFDPNSNPPCYKTMDEDIVIQQDDEIRLKIVGTRVDKNDIFAIGSLMDDYLGLVS; this is translated from the exons ATGTTTTATCAC ATTTCCCTAGAGCACGAGATTCTGCTGCACCCACGCTACTTCGGTCCCAACTTACTTAACACGGTGAAGCAGAAGCTCTTCACCGAGGTGGAGGGGACCTGCACTGGGAA GTATGGTTTTGTCATTGCTGTCACCACCATCGACAATATTGGTGCTGGTGTGATCCAGCCAGGACGAGGTTTTGTTCTTTATCCAGTTAAGTACAAGGCTATTGTTTTCCGGCCTTTTAAAGGTGAGGTGGTGGACGCTGTGGTCACTCAGGTCAACAAG GTTGGACTTTTCACAGAAATTGGGCCTATGTCTTGCTTCATCTCTAGACAT TCCATCCCATCGGAGATGGAGTTCGACCCGAACTCCAACCCACCTTGTTACAAGACAATGGATGAG gacATTGTGATTCAACAGGATGATGAGATCCGCCTCAAGATTGTGGGGACACGTGTGGACAAGAATGACATT TTTGCTATTGGGTCTCTGATGGACGATTACTTGG GACTCGTGAGCTGA
- the Tmem223 gene encoding transmembrane protein 223 gives MAAPWWRGVRCLFSLLRSQPVYRHLQNEVPRDVLLFRNERGRFFATLGLFCAGQGIFWTSLAVAALSRPLIRGPAEAPNQGNTDLRSALWRYGLAVGCGTMGTLVLGAGLLYSLRSVRSVMLLAGGQQVTLTTYAPFGLGTRFTVPLNQVSCMAHRGEVPAMLPLKIKGRRFYFLLDKTGHFPNTQLFDNTVGAYRSL, from the exons ATGGCGGCACCTTGGTGGCGGGGTGTCCGCTGTCTGTTTTCCTTGCTGCGGTCCCAGCCTGTGTACCGGCATTTGCAAAATGAGGTCCCACGAGATGTGCTGCTCTTCCGAAATGAACGGGGTCGCTTCTTTGCCACCCTTGGACTATTCTGCGCCGGCCAGGGCATCTTCTGGACCTCTCTGGCTGTTGCAGCCTTGTCCCGACCTCTTATCCGAGGTCCTGCGGAGGCCCCCAACCAGGGCAACACCGACCTGCGCTCTGCACTCTGGCGCTACGGGCTAGCTGTTGGTTGCGGCACGATGG GAACCTTGGTCCTGGGTGCTGGCCTTCTCTACTCTCTCCGATCTGTGCGTTCAGTCATGCTCCTTGCAGGAGGGCAGCAAGTGACACTCACCACTTATGCCCCCTTTGGCTTGGGGACCCGTTTCACAGTTCCCTTGAACCAGGTTTCCTGCATGGCCCACAGAGGTGAAGTTCCTGCCATGCTGCCTCTGAAAATTAAAGGCCGACGCTTCTACTTCCTTTTGGACAAAACTGGACACTTTCCCAACACTCAACTCTTTGACAACACTGTGGGTGCCTACCGGAGCCTGTGA